The following are encoded together in the Synergistaceae bacterium genome:
- the rplN gene encoding 50S ribosomal protein L14, producing MIQLRTVLNVADNSGAKKILCIQVKGGSFHKVGTVGDVIVAAVREAAPNGNIKKGDVVKAVIVRTKKEIRRKDGTYVRFDDNAAVVIDNNGDPKGTRIFGPVARELREKKYMRIVSLAPEVV from the coding sequence ATGATTCAGCTGCGCACAGTGCTCAACGTAGCCGATAATTCCGGTGCAAAGAAAATCCTCTGCATCCAGGTCAAGGGCGGCAGTTTTCACAAAGTTGGAACAGTCGGAGATGTAATTGTTGCGGCAGTCCGCGAAGCGGCGCCAAACGGAAACATTAAGAAGGGCGACGTTGTAAAGGCGGTTATCGTCAGGACGAAAAAGGAGATCCGCCGCAAGGACGGAACTTATGTCCGTTTTGACGACAATGCAGCGGTCGTTATAGACAACAACGGCGATCCGAAGGGGACCCGTATTTTTGGTCCTGTGGCCCGGGAATTGAGAGAGAAGAAATACATGCGTATCGTCTCTCTTGCGCCCGAGGTTGTGTAG
- the rpsQ gene encoding 30S ribosomal protein S17, giving the protein MEERTAHRKVRTGIVVSDKMDKTIVVRVDRMAKHSLYGKPVLRSKKFMAHDESNECRIGDKVQIAETRPLSANKRWEVAEIIERAHILGVKPLEEEEI; this is encoded by the coding sequence ATGGAAGAACGTACAGCGCATCGGAAAGTCCGTACCGGCATAGTGGTAAGCGATAAGATGGACAAGACCATCGTCGTTCGTGTTGACCGCATGGCCAAACACTCACTTTACGGCAAACCGGTTCTCCGGTCTAAGAAATTTATGGCTCACGATGAGTCCAACGAATGCCGCATAGGCGACAAAGTTCAAATCGCTGAGACCCGTCCGCTTAGTGCAAACAAGCGCTGGGAAGTGGCTGAAATAATTGAAAGGGCCCACATCCTTGGAGTGAAGCCGCTTGAAGAGGAGGAAATCTAA